The Pseudomonas sp. R4-35-07 genome contains a region encoding:
- a CDS encoding ABC transporter ATP-binding protein, with amino-acid sequence MVLFNRLSAFSIQARRALKLVWGTSRPLFIGLLLATIVAGLLPALAAWIGQRIVDGVVHAMQIHAAGSQAPVWPVMQYVLAEAGVLALLAAAQRALSMQQSLLRVQLGVKVNLMILEKAQTLSLLQFEDAEFHDKLVRVRQGASTRPLSLVTKGLGLVQNLISLISFAVLLVHFSPWALVILVVGALPVFFAETHFSGNAFRLFHRRAPETRQQNYLESLLSHETHAKEVKLFGLAPLFLKRYRDNARRLYTEDRQLTVRRDAWGFALGLLGTAAFYVAYAWVVLDTVRGQTSLGQMTMYIVLFKQGQSAITASLSAIAGLYDDSLFLSDLYEYLLTPVVVPSGRLTQGARPGDGLRCEHVGFSYPGAERPALTDINLHLAPGQSLALVGENGSGKTSLIKLLTRLYTPHEGRILLDGSDLQDWDEQTLRQRTGVIFQDYIRYQMTVGENLGVGDVDALNDQARWRTAATQGVAAEFIERLSKTYGTQLGRWLGGQELSGGQWQKVALSRAYMRQEADLLILDEPTAALDAGAEAAVFEHFREHAKGRMTLLISHRFSSVRNADHIIVLDGGRILEEGSHHQLMAAGGRYAELFDVQARGYR; translated from the coding sequence ATGGTGCTGTTCAATCGATTGAGCGCGTTTTCCATCCAGGCGCGCAGGGCGCTGAAGCTGGTGTGGGGGACGTCGCGGCCCTTATTCATAGGCCTGCTGCTGGCAACCATCGTTGCCGGTCTGTTGCCTGCGCTGGCGGCCTGGATCGGCCAGCGTATTGTCGATGGCGTGGTGCACGCGATGCAAATTCACGCAGCCGGCAGCCAGGCGCCCGTGTGGCCAGTGATGCAATACGTGCTGGCCGAGGCGGGCGTGTTGGCGCTGCTGGCCGCCGCCCAGCGCGCGTTGTCAATGCAGCAATCGTTGCTGCGGGTGCAGTTGGGGGTGAAGGTCAACCTGATGATTCTGGAGAAAGCCCAGACCCTCTCACTCCTGCAATTTGAAGACGCCGAGTTCCACGACAAACTGGTGCGCGTGCGCCAGGGCGCGTCGACACGGCCGCTGAGCCTGGTCACCAAGGGCCTGGGGCTGGTGCAGAACCTGATCTCGCTGATCAGCTTTGCCGTGCTGTTAGTGCACTTTTCGCCGTGGGCGCTGGTGATTCTGGTGGTCGGTGCCTTACCGGTGTTCTTCGCCGAGACGCATTTTTCGGGCAATGCGTTTCGCCTGTTCCACCGGCGCGCGCCCGAGACCCGTCAGCAGAATTACCTGGAATCGCTGCTGTCCCACGAGACCCATGCCAAAGAGGTCAAGCTGTTCGGCCTGGCGCCGCTGTTCCTCAAGCGCTACCGCGACAACGCCCGGCGCTTGTACACCGAAGACCGCCAGTTGACGGTGCGCCGGGATGCCTGGGGCTTTGCCCTGGGCCTGCTGGGCACCGCGGCGTTTTATGTGGCTTACGCCTGGGTGGTGCTGGACACTGTGCGCGGCCAGACCAGCCTGGGACAGATGACCATGTACATCGTGCTGTTCAAGCAGGGGCAAAGCGCGATCACCGCCAGCCTCAGCGCGATTGCCGGCCTGTATGACGACAGTCTGTTTCTGTCGGACCTTTATGAGTACCTGCTAACCCCGGTGGTCGTGCCAAGTGGCCGGCTTACCCAGGGCGCGCGTCCTGGCGACGGTCTGCGCTGCGAGCACGTGGGGTTCAGTTACCCAGGCGCTGAGCGGCCGGCATTGACTGATATCAACCTGCACCTGGCGCCGGGGCAAAGCCTGGCCCTGGTGGGCGAGAATGGCTCGGGCAAAACCAGCCTGATCAAACTGCTCACGCGCCTTTACACCCCGCACGAGGGGCGCATTCTGCTGGATGGCAGCGACTTGCAAGACTGGGATGAACAGACACTGCGCCAGCGCACTGGGGTGATTTTCCAGGATTACATCCGCTACCAGATGACCGTCGGCGAGAACCTTGGAGTGGGTGACGTCGATGCGCTGAACGACCAGGCGCGCTGGCGCACTGCCGCAACCCAGGGGGTGGCCGCCGAATTCATCGAGCGCCTGAGCAAAACCTACGGCACACAGTTAGGGCGCTGGCTTGGCGGCCAGGAGTTGTCGGGTGGGCAATGGCAGAAAGTCGCCTTGTCACGCGCGTATATGCGCCAGGAGGCGGACCTGCTGATTCTTGACGAGCCCACGGCCGCGCTGGACGCCGGCGCCGAGGCGGCGGTGTTCGAGCACTTTCGCGAACACGCCAAGGGCCGCATGACGTTGTTGATTTCCCATCGATTCTCCAGCGTGCGCAATGCCGACCACATCATCGTGCTGGACGGCGGGCGAATCCTGGAGGAGGGCAGCCATCACCAGCTGATGGCGGCGGGTGGGCGCTATGCCGAGTTGTTCGATGTTCAGGCGCGGGGGTATCGCTAG
- a CDS encoding ABC transporter substrate-binding protein — protein sequence MKAQPIHTIMWRFAGCLGGLMMIAANPVQAADGGVAGGPTASYDIAFSNSYAGSDFRKVMVRNWQEIALQAQKEGLIGEAPVVSANNSASEQAAHIQEMIVNGVNAIVILAASDTALNGVIRDACNAGIVVVVMASLVTEPCVYTVDYNWSAMGRVEVDYIAERLKGKGTLLEIRGIAGDATDKNISDGIRKAASDYPGLKFAKTVYGNWTESVARKEVALALPSLPDIDAVATQGGDGYGAAMAFKAAGRPLPIIVMGNRQDELTLWQQERDANGYETVSVSASPSVSQVGFWVAQQVLAGKQVPKFVEVPLVRIDAKDLDAWLASMPVGGAANPLYSQASVAAMIDAAANHTAPPAPLPEVAK from the coding sequence ATGAAGGCTCAACCGATCCACACAATCATGTGGCGCTTCGCCGGCTGCCTGGGTGGGCTAATGATGATTGCCGCCAATCCGGTCCAGGCCGCTGACGGTGGTGTCGCCGGCGGCCCTACCGCAAGCTATGACATTGCCTTCAGCAACTCCTATGCGGGCAGTGATTTTCGCAAGGTGATGGTGCGCAACTGGCAGGAGATTGCGCTCCAGGCGCAAAAAGAGGGTTTGATCGGTGAGGCTCCGGTGGTCAGCGCCAATAACTCGGCCTCGGAACAAGCGGCCCATATTCAGGAGATGATCGTCAACGGCGTCAACGCCATCGTCATCCTGGCCGCGTCCGACACGGCCCTCAACGGGGTGATCCGCGATGCCTGCAACGCCGGCATCGTGGTGGTGGTCATGGCCAGCCTGGTCACCGAACCCTGTGTCTATACGGTGGACTACAACTGGTCCGCCATGGGGCGCGTGGAAGTGGATTACATTGCCGAGCGCCTCAAGGGCAAAGGGACACTGTTGGAAATCCGTGGCATTGCCGGCGATGCCACCGATAAAAATATCAGCGACGGCATTCGCAAGGCCGCCAGTGACTATCCGGGCCTGAAGTTCGCCAAGACCGTGTACGGCAACTGGACGGAGTCTGTCGCACGCAAGGAGGTGGCGCTGGCGTTGCCATCGCTGCCCGACATTGATGCCGTTGCTACTCAGGGAGGCGACGGTTATGGCGCGGCCATGGCGTTCAAGGCGGCGGGGCGCCCTTTGCCGATCATCGTGATGGGGAATCGTCAGGACGAACTCACCCTGTGGCAACAGGAGCGCGATGCCAACGGCTACGAGACCGTCTCCGTTTCCGCTTCTCCAAGTGTCTCCCAGGTGGGGTTCTGGGTGGCCCAGCAGGTGCTGGCGGGCAAGCAGGTGCCGAAGTTCGTCGAAGTACCGTTGGTGCGTATCGATGCGAAAGACCTCGACGCCTGGCTCGCCAGCATGCCGGTGGGCGGCGCCGCCAATCCGCTCTACAGCCAGGCTTCCGTTGCGGCGATGATCGACGCGGCCGCCAACCATACGGCGCCGCCGGCGCCTTTGCCGGAAGTTGCGAAGTAG